In Amblyraja radiata isolate CabotCenter1 chromosome 10, sAmbRad1.1.pri, whole genome shotgun sequence, one DNA window encodes the following:
- the cmpk1 gene encoding UMP-CMP kinase, translating into MVISYLGSLVQKLLRMKPKVVFVLGGPGAGKGTQCTNIVKKYGYTHISAGDLLRAERNKEGTQYGELIDIHIKEGKIVPVEITINLLKRAMDDTMAKDAAKNKFLIDGFPRNTNNLEGWNKFMDNDADVKFVLFFDCNNETCVERCLERGKGSGRTDDNVLSLQKRIQTYLQSTKPIIDLYAKEGKVRRVDGAKSVDEVFVEVQKIFDAENGIENV; encoded by the exons ATGGTCATTAGCTATTTGGGATCTTTGGTCCAGAAGCTGCTGCGGATGAAGCCGAAGGTGGTGTTTGTGCTCGGCGGGCCAGGAGCCGGCAAAGGGACCCAGTGTACAAACATCGTCAAG AAATATGGATATACTCACATCTCTGCTGGTGATCTACTTCGTGCGGAGCGAAACAAAGAAGGCACTCAATATGGAGAACTTATTGACATTCACATAAAGGAAGGAAAAATTGTACCAGTGGAAATAACTATTAATCTCCTTAAAAGG GCAATGGATGACACAATGGCTAAAGATGCGGCAAAGAACAAGTTTCTTATTGATGGATTTCCCAGAAATACAAACAATCTTGAAGGCTGGAACAAGTTTATGGATAATGATGCTGATGTAAAATTTGTCCTTTTCTTTGACTGTAACAATGAG ACATGCGTGGAACGCTGCCTTGAACGAGGAAAAGGTAGTGGAAGAACAGATGACAATGTCTTAAGTCTGCAGAAAAG AATTCAGACATATTTGCAGTCTACAAAACCCATTATCGATCTATATGCAAAAGAAGGAAAAGTAAGAAGAGTTGATGGAGCAAAAAGTGTTGATGAG gtttttgttgaggtccAGAAAATCTTTGATGCTGAAAATGGGATTGAAAATGTTTGA